A portion of the Pseudarthrobacter defluvii genome contains these proteins:
- a CDS encoding SSI family serine proteinase inhibitor codes for MRKFRTLAVFLAVTAGLVSGCSGTPDGGTSASTAPSTNPGSSSSSPADSATPSADTETSVPAPAPASSRPSAGPGQGNAELAITVVPSQGAPEVDYTLVCTSGTPAAESSHPNAAAACAAIKANPDILAPSKPTSAQACTQQYGGPQKATITGVVDGVAVDSSFARTNGCEISAWDAAKDVLGAAGGAS; via the coding sequence ATGCGCAAATTTCGGACCCTCGCGGTCTTCCTGGCCGTGACCGCCGGGCTGGTCTCCGGTTGCAGTGGTACACCCGACGGCGGCACGTCCGCGTCCACAGCACCTTCCACCAACCCAGGCAGCTCCTCCAGCTCTCCCGCGGACTCTGCCACCCCCTCCGCTGACACGGAAACCTCGGTACCGGCCCCCGCTCCCGCATCATCGCGGCCAAGCGCCGGCCCGGGACAGGGAAACGCCGAACTGGCCATCACGGTGGTGCCGTCCCAGGGCGCACCTGAGGTCGACTACACCCTGGTCTGCACCTCGGGAACACCGGCCGCGGAAAGCAGCCATCCGAATGCCGCTGCGGCCTGCGCGGCAATTAAGGCAAACCCGGACATCCTGGCTCCGTCGAAGCCGACAAGCGCCCAGGCCTGCACCCAGCAGTACGGCGGCCCCCAAAAGGCGACCATCACGGGGGTAGTGGACGGTGTCGCCGTCGATTCATCCTTCGCCCGGACCAATGGATGTGAAATCAGCGCGTGGGACGCCGCCAAGGACGTTTTGGGTGCGGCCGGTGGAGCCTCTTAG
- a CDS encoding aspartate kinase, which produces MSTPTTEVHNATEPQAAPAAGAVTKQLIVQKFGGSSVADAAGIKRVAARVVAAQQAGNEVVVVVSAMGDTTDELLDLAAEVTDSAPAREMDMLLSAGERISMALLAMAINKLGASAQSFTGSQAGMITDGIHGKARIIDVDPHRIRTALDKGNIAIVAGFQGMSRTTHEITTLGRGGSDTTAVALAAALEADVCEIYTDVDGIFTADPRVVPSAQKIDTISSEEMLELAASGAKILHLRCVEYARRFGVPLHVRSSFSQHEGTWVIPSADDKITTQEGVALEQPIISGVAHDRSEAKVTVVGVPDIPGKAAAIFQVIAAAHSNIDMIVQNVSTHGTGKTDISFTLPIIEGADALAALHAAQDQIGFEAIEYNEKIGKLSLIGAGMRSHPGVSATFFKALSDAGININMISTSEIRISVVTHADLLDEAVRVIHKAFGLDTESEATVYGGTGR; this is translated from the coding sequence ATGAGTACGCCCACCACCGAAGTGCACAACGCAACAGAGCCGCAGGCAGCGCCCGCCGCCGGCGCGGTGACCAAGCAGCTCATTGTGCAGAAATTCGGCGGCTCGTCCGTTGCGGACGCGGCAGGGATTAAGCGCGTGGCCGCGCGGGTGGTGGCTGCCCAGCAGGCCGGCAACGAGGTGGTGGTGGTTGTTTCGGCAATGGGCGACACCACCGACGAGCTCCTCGACCTTGCCGCCGAGGTCACCGACTCCGCGCCCGCCCGCGAAATGGACATGCTCCTTTCGGCCGGCGAACGCATCTCCATGGCGCTGCTTGCCATGGCCATCAACAAGCTTGGCGCCTCAGCCCAGTCCTTCACCGGATCCCAGGCCGGCATGATCACCGACGGGATCCACGGCAAGGCGCGGATTATCGACGTCGACCCGCACCGGATCCGAACCGCCCTGGACAAGGGCAACATCGCCATCGTGGCCGGCTTCCAGGGCATGAGCCGCACCACCCACGAGATCACCACCCTGGGCCGCGGCGGCTCGGACACCACCGCCGTGGCGCTGGCCGCAGCACTTGAAGCTGATGTGTGCGAGATCTACACGGACGTGGACGGCATCTTCACCGCCGACCCCCGTGTTGTCCCGTCAGCACAGAAGATCGACACCATCTCCAGCGAAGAGATGCTGGAACTCGCTGCCTCGGGCGCCAAGATCCTCCACCTGCGCTGCGTCGAGTACGCCCGCCGGTTCGGTGTGCCGCTGCATGTCCGTTCCTCATTCAGCCAGCATGAAGGCACCTGGGTAATCCCCAGCGCCGACGACAAGATCACCACTCAAGAGGGAGTTGCCTTGGAGCAGCCAATCATCTCCGGCGTTGCGCATGACCGTTCCGAAGCGAAGGTCACCGTGGTCGGCGTCCCCGACATCCCCGGCAAGGCTGCCGCGATCTTCCAGGTCATCGCCGCCGCGCACTCGAACATCGACATGATCGTGCAGAACGTCTCCACCCACGGCACGGGCAAGACCGACATCTCCTTCACCCTGCCCATTATTGAAGGTGCCGACGCCCTGGCCGCCCTTCACGCTGCGCAGGACCAAATCGGCTTCGAGGCCATCGAATACAACGAGAAGATCGGCAAGCTGTCCCTGATCGGCGCCGGCATGCGGTCCCACCCGGGCGTCTCCGCCACGTTCTTCAAGGCGCTGTCCGACGCCGGCATCAACATCAACATGATCTCCACGTCCGAAATCCGGATCTCCGTGGTGACCCACGCGGACCTGCTCGACGAAGCTGTGCGCGTCATCCACAAGGCGTTCGGGCTCGATACCGAAAGCGAAGCCACGGTTTACGGCGGCACCGGCCGCTAA
- a CDS encoding serine protease inhibitor, producing the protein MIDLTISIREDPGAPEHVFRLLAGDGQPHAGTTLPDPGAALAAVERFGEDIFFPKPGPPKLCTQQYGGPQVAVVTGTFHGRTVHSTFTRTDGCEIARWKAMAPLLGGTAT; encoded by the coding sequence GTGATCGACCTGACCATCAGTATTCGGGAGGACCCCGGAGCTCCCGAACACGTATTCCGCCTGCTGGCTGGCGACGGCCAACCCCATGCCGGGACCACCTTGCCTGACCCGGGGGCGGCCCTGGCAGCGGTAGAGCGCTTCGGCGAGGACATCTTCTTCCCCAAGCCCGGACCCCCAAAGCTGTGCACCCAGCAGTACGGCGGGCCGCAGGTTGCCGTGGTCACCGGGACGTTCCATGGGCGCACCGTGCATTCGACCTTCACCCGCACAGACGGGTGTGAAATCGCACGGTGGAAAGCCATGGCCCCTTTGCTGGGCGGCACGGCCACCTAG
- the recR gene encoding recombination mediator RecR — protein MYEGAVQELIDELGRLPGVGPKSAQRLAFHILEADPQDMKRLVEAITTVKERVKFCTVCGNVTEQELCNICRDPRRDPAVICVVEESKDVLAVERTRSFRGRYHVLGGAINPIAGVGPDQLRIRELLTRLNDGQIQEVIIATDPNLEGEATATYLARMLKTIGIAVTRLASGLPVGGDLEYADEVTLGRAFEGRRNALG, from the coding sequence GTGTACGAAGGTGCTGTCCAGGAGCTGATTGATGAGCTCGGACGCCTTCCGGGGGTTGGACCCAAGTCCGCACAGCGGTTGGCGTTCCACATCCTGGAAGCCGATCCCCAGGACATGAAGCGGCTGGTGGAGGCCATCACCACCGTCAAGGAGCGGGTCAAGTTCTGCACCGTGTGCGGCAACGTCACCGAGCAGGAGCTGTGCAACATCTGCCGCGACCCGCGCCGTGATCCCGCTGTCATCTGCGTAGTGGAGGAATCCAAGGACGTGCTCGCGGTGGAGCGCACCCGGTCGTTCCGCGGCCGGTACCACGTGCTGGGCGGTGCCATTAATCCCATCGCCGGTGTGGGACCGGACCAGCTGCGGATCCGCGAACTGCTCACCCGTTTGAACGACGGCCAGATCCAGGAAGTCATTATTGCCACGGACCCCAACCTGGAAGGTGAGGCGACAGCCACGTACCTGGCCCGCATGCTGAAGACGATCGGCATCGCCGTCACCCGCCTTGCCTCCGGCCTTCCCGTGGGCGGGGACCTGGAATACGCCGACGAGGTTACTTTGGGCCGGGCCTTCGAAGGCCGCCGGAACGCCCTGGGCTGA
- a CDS encoding 3-methyladenine DNA glycosylase, whose protein sequence is MRPVEPLRLLAADGAQDREKAHVQRVSRYADPYLARRSAGQKHPVEDFLFTYYTQKPGQLKRWHPGAGAVLTGDQAAARVGWKHYRRLDDGELASLGLAAGSTAVTFDRSAFLDDRKEAVAFAGIILRGTAARPAQFGCFGLHEWAMVYRQDKFDLRHEYLQLRLGAAGTDKVVEDNRIRCTHFDAFRFYTPDAIPLNEHSPSRETQRHLEQPGCLHANMDLYKWAYKLLPALSSELVMDCFELSWRIRAMDMQASPYDLADWGYPAIAIETPQGKAAYVEYQRAFAAEAGVLRNRLAAELGAMAEGISR, encoded by the coding sequence GTGCGGCCGGTGGAGCCTCTTAGGCTCCTGGCGGCTGACGGTGCGCAGGACAGGGAGAAAGCCCATGTGCAGCGTGTCAGCCGCTATGCCGATCCCTACCTGGCCCGCCGGTCGGCCGGACAAAAACACCCCGTAGAGGATTTCCTCTTCACCTACTACACGCAGAAACCCGGCCAGCTAAAGCGCTGGCACCCAGGGGCCGGCGCGGTCCTCACCGGTGACCAAGCCGCCGCGCGGGTTGGGTGGAAGCACTACCGGAGGCTCGACGACGGCGAGCTCGCCTCCCTGGGGCTGGCTGCGGGCAGCACCGCGGTCACCTTCGACCGGAGCGCCTTCCTCGACGACCGCAAGGAAGCGGTGGCCTTTGCCGGCATTATCCTCCGCGGCACTGCCGCCAGGCCCGCCCAGTTCGGCTGCTTCGGCCTGCACGAGTGGGCCATGGTCTACCGGCAGGACAAGTTCGACCTCCGCCATGAGTACCTGCAGCTCCGGCTGGGAGCCGCCGGCACGGACAAGGTGGTGGAGGACAACAGGATCCGCTGCACCCACTTCGATGCGTTCCGCTTCTACACTCCGGACGCCATACCGCTCAATGAACACTCCCCCAGCCGGGAAACGCAGCGGCATCTGGAGCAGCCCGGCTGCCTCCACGCCAACATGGACCTGTACAAGTGGGCCTACAAACTCCTGCCTGCACTGTCCAGCGAACTGGTCATGGACTGCTTTGAACTGTCATGGCGAATCAGGGCCATGGACATGCAGGCATCGCCCTACGATCTGGCCGACTGGGGCTACCCTGCCATCGCCATCGAGACGCCCCAGGGCAAAGCCGCCTACGTCGAGTACCAGCGGGCGTTTGCAGCGGAAGCGGGGGTCCTGCGGAACAGGCTCGCGGCGGAGCTTGGGGCCATGGCAGAAGGGATATCACGGTGA
- a CDS encoding DNA polymerase III subunit gamma and tau — MSARIGRVFSVTVTTALYRRYRPDSFADVIGQEHVTEPLMTALRKNRVNHAYLFSGPRGCGKTTSARILARCLNCAQGPTDTPCGSCPSCIELARGGSGSLDVIEIDAASHGGVDDARDLRERATFAPVRDRYKIFIIDEAHMVTSAGFNALLKIVEEPPEHIKFIFATTEPDKVIGTIRSRTHHYPFRLVPPEPLMAYLELLCRQENVPVAPGVLSLVIRAGGGSVRDSLSVLDQLMAGAGPNGLDYELAVALLGYTHASLLDDVVEAIAASDSATVFRAVDRVIQTGHDPRRFVEDLLERFRDLIIVQAMPESAHAILRGMPADQIARLQNQAHNLGAAELSRAADVTNTALTEMTGATSPRLHLELLCARILLPSSEQNERGMAARIDRVERRLNYAGNDVGAPAAPAPADPATVPSARTAAAAAPTAAPAAPAGQATAPAGARGPASGASSAGPRPAPEQAGPEVSRMPEQARPAPQPAQEASAPAASAAPGSGSQDSPAAEASRSPLTPPRVSTSDWPVEEPARPRTQHGSGTADPSQAAPQASAAVHPGAAPDHESSSPQAPAHQPPAGAPAPGNHAPGNQAPAPQQGAPGRPAPASAAGMGDVEVLRRAWPDVLQALSKIKRSTWALVEPNAQVSAFDGSVLTLSFTTSGLAGAFGRADHSDNLRQAIHRTVGIDCQINAVAGGASQASSEPNPKAPVSPVVPATSADVAWGLAPAPAQPAAPAQGPASPVQTAAPAQGPVSPLQQAANSTTPGTAPETLAAPAAQSGGSPEGSDVGNSARSRSSGSTAVAGGPAAAPAGTPAAATVAETRPAQGVNSRVRQDPEPVRTAAGSPGTPPSASGPDAGQSPYPSTGGDYSYSDDDWGPPRDEDAPPLDEEPPMDWEPSAGPASRGASSSSAAGGRQPAGGQTEAGTRSHGSSAVAPRTDSAAAPQPGPSSAQSADAPHDPWTRAVEQAPGVWVVGDKSNVGAKPVAASGSDNIGAQGNVPHYAPATAQVPSSIPVAPVPAAGVPGNGWDPGSGNGHAASATESYQASSPQPAPVPEYAMASAAPATGAPAAVAPATMAPAAPARAQPPAAAPVAGRTETRQSLYQRLSSSPEAEAGRAKAPARAAAAPSAYVQDIPSADDETIEESGVFGRAAVERILGGKLIEERSLDGSPVTPRY, encoded by the coding sequence TTTGCGGAAGAACCGGGTCAATCACGCCTACCTTTTTTCCGGCCCCAGGGGCTGCGGAAAGACCACGTCCGCCCGCATCCTGGCCCGCTGCCTCAACTGCGCCCAGGGTCCCACAGACACCCCTTGCGGAAGCTGCCCCAGCTGTATTGAGTTGGCACGCGGCGGCTCCGGATCCCTCGACGTCATCGAGATTGACGCCGCCAGCCACGGCGGCGTCGACGACGCGCGGGACCTCCGCGAGCGGGCCACCTTCGCCCCCGTGCGGGACCGCTACAAAATCTTCATCATCGACGAAGCCCACATGGTCACCTCCGCAGGGTTCAACGCCCTGCTGAAGATCGTGGAAGAGCCGCCGGAACACATCAAGTTCATCTTCGCCACCACGGAGCCGGACAAAGTCATCGGAACCATCCGGTCCCGGACCCACCACTACCCGTTCCGGCTGGTGCCGCCGGAACCTCTGATGGCCTACCTCGAGCTCCTGTGCCGCCAGGAAAACGTCCCGGTTGCCCCGGGCGTGCTGTCACTGGTTATCCGGGCCGGCGGCGGTTCCGTCCGCGACTCGCTCTCCGTCCTGGACCAGCTCATGGCCGGTGCCGGTCCCAACGGCCTCGACTATGAACTCGCCGTCGCGCTGCTGGGCTACACCCACGCCTCACTGCTGGACGACGTCGTGGAGGCCATCGCCGCTTCCGATTCCGCCACCGTCTTCCGCGCCGTGGACCGGGTCATCCAGACCGGCCACGATCCGCGCCGGTTCGTGGAGGACCTGCTGGAACGCTTCCGCGACCTGATCATCGTCCAGGCCATGCCCGAAAGCGCCCACGCCATCCTGCGGGGGATGCCGGCCGACCAGATCGCGCGGCTGCAGAACCAGGCCCATAACCTGGGGGCTGCGGAACTTTCGCGTGCCGCGGATGTCACCAATACTGCGCTGACCGAGATGACCGGTGCCACGTCCCCGCGGCTGCACCTGGAACTGCTGTGCGCCCGGATCCTGCTGCCCAGCTCCGAGCAGAACGAGCGCGGCATGGCTGCACGGATCGACCGCGTGGAGCGGCGGCTGAACTACGCCGGGAACGACGTCGGAGCTCCCGCCGCCCCAGCACCGGCAGACCCGGCAACCGTCCCCTCAGCCCGGACAGCAGCGGCTGCAGCACCAACGGCAGCGCCAGCAGCCCCGGCAGGCCAGGCCACAGCCCCTGCCGGAGCTCGTGGCCCGGCCTCCGGCGCATCGTCTGCCGGACCACGCCCTGCCCCGGAGCAGGCGGGCCCCGAAGTGAGCCGTATGCCGGAGCAGGCGCGCCCTGCCCCTCAGCCGGCTCAAGAGGCATCCGCTCCCGCTGCGTCCGCTGCACCCGGGTCCGGCAGCCAGGACTCTCCTGCCGCCGAGGCATCCCGCAGCCCGCTCACACCGCCAAGGGTCAGCACCAGCGACTGGCCTGTCGAGGAGCCGGCGCGGCCCCGAACACAGCATGGCTCCGGAACTGCGGACCCCAGCCAAGCAGCGCCGCAGGCGAGCGCTGCGGTGCATCCCGGCGCCGCGCCGGACCACGAATCTTCAAGCCCGCAGGCACCTGCCCACCAACCACCAGCCGGCGCGCCAGCCCCTGGCAATCACGCACCGGGCAACCAGGCGCCCGCGCCGCAGCAGGGGGCACCGGGAAGGCCAGCACCCGCCAGTGCTGCAGGCATGGGTGATGTGGAGGTCCTCCGCAGGGCATGGCCGGACGTCCTGCAGGCTCTGTCCAAGATCAAGCGCAGCACCTGGGCGCTTGTTGAGCCCAACGCGCAGGTAAGTGCGTTTGACGGCAGTGTCCTCACCCTGTCCTTCACTACGTCCGGACTTGCAGGCGCCTTCGGCCGGGCGGACCACTCTGACAACCTGCGCCAGGCCATCCACAGGACCGTGGGCATTGACTGCCAGATCAACGCCGTTGCCGGTGGCGCCAGCCAGGCGAGCTCTGAGCCAAACCCAAAAGCGCCCGTCAGCCCGGTGGTTCCGGCCACTTCAGCTGACGTTGCCTGGGGTCTGGCTCCTGCGCCGGCACAACCAGCCGCACCGGCACAAGGCCCGGCCTCACCCGTCCAAACAGCCGCACCGGCGCAGGGCCCTGTCTCACCGCTCCAGCAGGCGGCCAATTCGACCACGCCCGGGACCGCCCCTGAAACTCTGGCCGCCCCGGCAGCCCAGTCGGGTGGAAGTCCTGAGGGTTCCGACGTTGGTAACTCCGCCCGCAGCAGAAGTTCCGGGAGCACTGCCGTTGCCGGCGGCCCGGCTGCCGCACCGGCAGGTACGCCTGCTGCGGCCACCGTCGCTGAAACACGTCCGGCACAGGGTGTGAACAGCCGCGTCCGGCAGGACCCGGAACCCGTCCGGACGGCGGCCGGGAGCCCGGGAACCCCTCCTAGCGCCTCCGGCCCTGATGCCGGCCAGTCCCCGTACCCGTCAACCGGCGGTGACTATTCCTACTCGGATGACGACTGGGGCCCGCCCCGGGACGAGGACGCTCCCCCGCTGGATGAGGAACCTCCCATGGACTGGGAGCCCTCCGCGGGTCCCGCCAGCCGCGGCGCCTCATCCTCCTCCGCAGCCGGCGGGCGCCAACCTGCCGGCGGCCAAACGGAGGCTGGCACACGTTCCCACGGAAGTTCGGCTGTTGCCCCGCGCACGGACAGTGCCGCCGCTCCGCAACCTGGCCCGTCCTCCGCCCAGTCTGCAGACGCACCCCACGATCCATGGACACGGGCGGTTGAGCAGGCCCCAGGGGTCTGGGTTGTGGGAGACAAGAGCAACGTGGGTGCCAAACCGGTAGCCGCCTCCGGCAGCGACAACATCGGAGCGCAGGGCAACGTTCCGCACTATGCGCCGGCAACAGCCCAGGTACCGTCCTCTATTCCTGTGGCTCCGGTGCCTGCTGCCGGCGTGCCAGGGAACGGTTGGGATCCGGGTTCCGGCAACGGTCATGCGGCGTCCGCCACGGAAAGCTACCAGGCATCGTCACCGCAGCCCGCCCCGGTACCCGAATACGCCATGGCCTCCGCCGCGCCCGCGACGGGTGCGCCGGCCGCTGTTGCACCGGCCACGATGGCACCCGCTGCCCCGGCCCGCGCGCAGCCGCCTGCAGCTGCTCCGGTGGCCGGGAGAACCGAAACGCGGCAAAGCCTGTACCAGCGGCTTTCAAGCAGTCCGGAAGCTGAAGCAGGCCGGGCCAAGGCGCCTGCCAGGGCGGCTGCCGCCCCCAGCGCCTATGTCCAGGACATCCCAAGCGCCGATGATGAAACCATCGAGGAATCGGGCGTGTTCGGCCGGGCGGCCGTGGAGCGAATCCTGGGTGGCAAGCTGATCGAGGAGCGGTCACTGGACGGCAGCCCGGTCACCCCACGCTATTGA
- a CDS encoding MarR family winged helix-turn-helix transcriptional regulator, with protein MTVTTAKEATAKDAAGADAQEEDLLLEHQLCFALTVAARSVVGAYKPVLEKLNLTHPQYLVMLCLWENSPRTVRNISEALAQEPATISPLLRRLEAADLITRKRADGNERALAVELTPKGAALRQQALRVPGTMMERLGLTREQVAELHASMMGLIAATSQ; from the coding sequence ATGACCGTCACAACGGCGAAGGAAGCGACAGCAAAGGACGCGGCAGGGGCAGATGCGCAGGAGGAAGACCTGCTGCTGGAACACCAACTCTGCTTTGCCCTCACGGTGGCTGCCCGCAGCGTGGTGGGGGCCTACAAGCCTGTATTGGAGAAGCTCAACCTCACCCATCCGCAGTACCTGGTGATGCTCTGCCTCTGGGAAAACAGCCCGCGGACAGTCCGGAACATCAGTGAGGCGCTCGCGCAGGAACCGGCCACCATTTCCCCGCTCCTCCGCCGACTGGAGGCAGCGGACCTGATCACACGAAAGCGGGCCGACGGAAACGAGCGCGCACTCGCCGTCGAACTGACACCCAAAGGGGCCGCACTGCGGCAGCAGGCATTACGGGTGCCGGGGACCATGATGGAGCGGCTGGGGCTGACCCGCGAACAGGTCGCTGAACTGCATGCCTCGATGATGGGACTGATTGCCGCCACCTCCCAGTGA